A window of the Bacillota bacterium genome harbors these coding sequences:
- a CDS encoding biotin/lipoyl-binding protein has product MVRKFKVNVDGQMYTVEVEELTGGETAKKQDTAPAPAAAKPAPAPDSSLRFVKAPLRGTITSVRVKVGDKVEKGQVVLTLEAMKLDNELVAPVAGTVAQILVNVGDTVETGQELVGLQE; this is encoded by the coding sequence ATGGTACGCAAGTTCAAAGTCAATGTTGATGGACAAATGTATACAGTAGAGGTCGAGGAGTTGACCGGTGGAGAAACCGCAAAAAAACAGGACACTGCTCCGGCACCCGCGGCTGCCAAACCGGCACCGGCCCCAGATAGTAGTTTGCGTTTTGTAAAGGCGCCGTTACGGGGGACCATTACCTCGGTGCGGGTAAAGGTCGGGGACAAGGTGGAGAAGGGACAGGTTGTCCTTACTTTGGAAGCCATGAAACTGGACAACGAACTGGTGGCACCGGTAGCAGGCACCGTGGCCCAGATCCTTGTAAATGTGGGGGACACCGTGGAGACCGGTCAAGAACTGGTTGGCCTGCAGGAGTAG
- a CDS encoding sodium ion-translocating decarboxylase subunit beta, whose protein sequence is MILVSFVLFYLAIKKKYEPLLLVPIGFGVLLANLPATDLLDPGGLLTVISTGVKVGLFPPLIFLGIGAMTDFGPLIASPRTLLLGGAAQLGIFITFLGASFVFTLPQSGAIGIIGGADGPTAIYLAQKLAPELLAPIAIAAYSYMALVPIIQPPVAKLLTTKEERRIRMEQLREVSKLERIIFPIMIAVVGTFVVPSAAPLLGALMFGNLLRESGVVDRLSKTAENELTNIVTIFLGLSVGASAKAENFLTWQTIGILVLGVVAFMVATAGGVLFAKLMNLFTKDKINPLIGVAGVSAVPMAARVAQKLGQEEDPENFLLMHAMGPNVAGVIGSAIAAGVFLSILG, encoded by the coding sequence ATGATCCTGGTATCTTTTGTGCTGTTCTATTTGGCCATTAAGAAAAAGTATGAACCCCTATTGCTTGTACCCATCGGGTTTGGTGTCTTGCTGGCCAATTTACCTGCCACCGATCTTTTAGATCCCGGTGGTCTTTTGACTGTGATCAGTACAGGAGTTAAGGTGGGATTGTTTCCCCCCTTGATCTTCCTTGGTATCGGCGCGATGACGGACTTTGGGCCGCTCATTGCCAGTCCCCGCACTCTGCTATTGGGAGGCGCTGCCCAGCTGGGGATCTTTATTACCTTCCTTGGGGCATCCTTTGTGTTCACTTTGCCTCAATCGGGGGCTATTGGGATCATCGGCGGTGCTGACGGTCCTACGGCCATTTACCTGGCCCAGAAGTTGGCACCGGAGTTGCTTGCTCCCATTGCGATTGCCGCCTACTCCTACATGGCTTTGGTGCCGATTATCCAGCCGCCTGTGGCGAAACTGCTTACCACCAAGGAAGAACGCCGCATCCGGATGGAGCAGCTGCGGGAAGTGAGCAAACTGGAACGTATCATCTTCCCCATCATGATTGCCGTGGTGGGTACTTTCGTAGTACCATCAGCGGCGCCGCTGTTGGGTGCCCTTATGTTCGGCAACCTGTTGAGGGAATCCGGTGTAGTGGATCGGTTGTCCAAAACGGCAGAGAATGAGCTGACAAATATTGTAACTATATTCCTTGGGCTTTCTGTGGGTGCTAGTGCGAAGGCGGAGAACTTCCTGACCTGGCAGACCATAGGGATCTTGGTCCTCGGGGTTGTGGCCTTTATGGTGGCAACGGCCGGGGGAGTGCTTTTTGCAAAACTGATGAATCTGTTTACCAAGGACAAGATTAACCCTCTCATTGGTGTTGCCGGAGTTTCGGCGGTACCGATGGCTGCCCGGGTAGCCCAGAAACTGGGTCAGGAGGAGGACCCGGAGAACTTCCTGTTAATGCATGCCATGGGTCCAAATGTGGCGGGTGTGATCGGTTCGGCGATTGCCGCCGGGGTGTTCTTGTCCATCTTGGGATAG
- a CDS encoding pyruvate carboxylase subunit B: protein MSGKSRVKITETILRDAHQSLMATRMRRDHMLTIAEKLDKVGYHSLEAWGGATFDASLRYLKENPWETLRQLRERITKTPLQMLLRGQNLLAYRNYPDDVVEAFVRHAVKNGIRIVRIFDALNDVRNMELSIEVTKDAGAHAQGTIVYTISPVHNEDYYVQVAKKLKEMGADSICIKDMAGLISPVTAYNLTKRLKKEVGLPVQLHSHYTSGMAGMAYFKAAEAGVDVIDTALSALAFGSSQPATETMVSALAETDRDTGLDLELLKDINQYFKGIIKEYGDVVAPIRMDPEVLSYQIPGGMLSNLRSQLMEQGMVDKIEAVFQEVPRVRAELGYPPLVTPMSQIVGTQSVFNIVTGQRYAILSKEVKDYVKGLYGQPPGPIDEEIKKRILGDDEPVTCRPADLLEPGLPKAFDELKEAGFSNVSEEEALAYIMFPEQTKAYLGSR, encoded by the coding sequence TTGAGCGGGAAATCAAGAGTCAAGATTACAGAAACGATCCTGCGGGACGCCCATCAGTCCTTGATGGCTACCCGGATGCGTCGGGATCACATGTTAACTATCGCTGAAAAGCTGGATAAAGTAGGTTACCACTCCCTGGAAGCCTGGGGTGGAGCGACCTTTGATGCTTCTTTACGTTACCTGAAGGAGAATCCTTGGGAAACCCTGCGTCAGTTGCGGGAGCGCATTACCAAGACCCCACTGCAGATGCTGCTGCGGGGACAGAACCTTTTGGCCTACCGGAACTATCCCGATGATGTGGTGGAGGCCTTCGTGCGCCATGCGGTGAAAAACGGGATTCGGATCGTCCGGATCTTTGATGCCCTGAATGACGTGCGGAACATGGAACTGTCCATCGAGGTCACCAAGGATGCCGGGGCCCATGCCCAAGGCACCATCGTGTACACCATCAGTCCCGTACACAACGAGGACTATTATGTGCAGGTAGCGAAGAAGCTGAAGGAAATGGGGGCCGATTCCATCTGTATCAAGGATATGGCTGGTCTCATCTCCCCTGTGACGGCTTATAACCTTACGAAGCGGTTGAAGAAGGAAGTGGGTCTGCCGGTTCAGCTGCATTCCCACTACACCAGTGGTATGGCGGGAATGGCCTACTTCAAAGCCGCTGAAGCCGGAGTGGATGTGATCGATACGGCCCTGTCTGCCTTGGCCTTTGGGTCTTCCCAACCGGCCACCGAGACCATGGTCTCGGCTTTGGCGGAGACTGACAGGGATACCGGCCTTGACCTTGAGCTTCTGAAGGACATTAACCAGTACTTCAAGGGAATCATCAAAGAGTATGGTGACGTGGTGGCCCCGATCCGGATGGATCCGGAAGTGCTCAGCTACCAGATCCCCGGTGGGATGTTGTCCAACCTGCGGTCGCAACTGATGGAACAGGGCATGGTGGACAAGATCGAAGCGGTTTTCCAAGAGGTTCCCCGGGTGAGGGCGGAATTGGGTTATCCGCCACTGGTGACGCCGATGAGTCAAATCGTGGGTACACAGTCGGTGTTTAACATAGTCACCGGTCAACGGTATGCCATCCTGTCCAAGGAAGTGAAGGACTACGTCAAGGGTCTGTATGGACAACCCCCAGGACCCATTGATGAGGAGATCAAGAAACGCATTCTCGGCGACGATGAGCCGGTGACTTGCCGTCCTGCGGACCTATTGGAGCCAGGCTTGCCTAAAGCCTTTGATGAGTTGAAAGAAGCAGGTTTCAGCAACGTTTCCGAAGAAGAAGCCTTGGCTTACATTATGTTCCCCGAACAGACCAAGGCCTACCTGGGAAGCAGGTAG
- a CDS encoding zinc ribbon domain-containing protein — MPTYEYKCAKCGRFEYEQRITEPALETCPTCGGKVSRLISRNVNIVFKGPGFYVTDNRKGSSSDSTSSSSSSTEEKVS, encoded by the coding sequence ATGCCGACGTACGAGTATAAGTGCGCAAAATGCGGACGTTTCGAGTACGAACAACGGATTACCGAACCAGCGTTGGAAACCTGCCCAACCTGTGGTGGAAAGGTAAGCAGGCTGATCAGCCGCAATGTGAACATCGTCTTCAAAGGGCCTGGTTTCTACGTAACCGATAACCGCAAGGGTTCTTCATCCGACTCTACTTCCAGTTCCTCTTCCAGTACGGAGGAGAAAGTCTCCTAG
- a CDS encoding HlyC/CorC family transporter has product MTDAPLLLLFLLQFGFIFLNAVFASAEIAVLTMNKNRLFQLSTSGDKRALLLTKLTEQPATFLATIQVGITLINLLSSAVATENFSDRLVDFLVGLGIKAPTLVVNILAVTLITLILTYFTVLLGELIPKRLAMVKTEQIALIMSRLIYWVARIFTPVVWFFTVSTNGLLRIFGIDPDQEENEDTEEEIRLILDAASEKGTIEPDEHNMITNIFEFDDIDAEEIMTHRVEVTMLWMEESDEQWAQTIAESRYSYYPICAESPDQIVGVLRAKDYFRLKDKSRENVMKHAVRPAFFVHESVRADVLFQKMQQSRNHFAVVVDDYGGMSGIITMNDLLEQLVGDLGDDQSLPEEAPPIERVDSDTWRIQGTASLAEVSKELGVPLPYEEYDTFGGFVFGLLGSVPCDGSTPELEEYGLKIKVTKIRKRRLESAVVCLAEQEVETGIEK; this is encoded by the coding sequence TTGACTGACGCTCCCCTGTTGTTGTTGTTCTTGCTTCAGTTCGGCTTCATCTTTCTGAATGCTGTTTTCGCTAGCGCAGAGATCGCAGTGTTGACCATGAACAAAAACCGGTTGTTCCAGCTTTCCACTTCCGGCGATAAACGGGCTTTACTGTTGACTAAGTTGACAGAACAACCGGCCACCTTTTTAGCCACCATCCAGGTGGGCATTACCCTGATCAACTTGCTGAGCAGTGCGGTGGCCACAGAAAACTTCTCGGATCGCCTGGTGGATTTCCTTGTGGGTTTAGGGATCAAAGCCCCGACCCTGGTGGTCAATATCCTAGCGGTAACGTTGATTACTCTGATCTTGACCTACTTTACCGTCCTGTTGGGTGAACTGATCCCCAAACGACTGGCGATGGTGAAGACGGAGCAGATTGCCCTGATCATGTCCCGGCTGATTTACTGGGTGGCCCGCATCTTTACCCCGGTGGTATGGTTTTTCACCGTCTCTACCAATGGGCTGTTACGTATTTTCGGCATTGACCCCGACCAAGAGGAAAATGAGGATACGGAAGAGGAGATCCGGCTGATCCTGGATGCGGCCAGCGAGAAGGGGACCATCGAACCCGACGAACATAATATGATCACCAACATCTTCGAGTTCGACGACATCGACGCAGAAGAGATCATGACCCATCGGGTGGAAGTGACCATGCTCTGGATGGAGGAGTCCGATGAACAATGGGCTCAGACCATCGCCGAGAGCCGCTACTCTTATTATCCCATCTGTGCCGAAAGTCCTGACCAGATTGTAGGCGTTCTGAGGGCGAAGGATTACTTCCGTCTCAAGGACAAAAGCCGGGAAAACGTGATGAAGCACGCGGTGCGGCCGGCCTTCTTTGTCCATGAATCGGTGCGGGCCGATGTCTTGTTCCAAAAGATGCAGCAGTCGAGGAACCATTTTGCGGTGGTGGTGGACGATTACGGCGGGATGAGCGGGATCATCACCATGAACGATCTGTTAGAGCAGTTGGTGGGGGATCTGGGTGATGATCAGTCCCTGCCCGAGGAAGCACCGCCCATTGAGCGGGTTGACTCCGACACTTGGCGGATCCAGGGCACCGCGTCCTTGGCGGAGGTGTCCAAGGAACTGGGGGTGCCTTTACCCTATGAGGAGTACGACACCTTCGGCGGGTTCGTCTTTGGACTTTTGGGCAGTGTCCCCTGTGACGGAAGTACCCCGGAACTGGAGGAATACGGTCTGAAGATCAAGGTCACCAAGATCCGGAAACGCCGGTTGGAAAGTGCCGTGGTATGCCTCGCGGAGCAGGAAGTGGAGACGGGAATTGAAAAGTGA